One window from the genome of Corallococcus exiguus encodes:
- the lysS gene encoding lysine--tRNA ligase: MADTENKTPPGEKSGEAADSSSKEQEIYQQRLDKAAKWREAGFNPYGNGYAPKDVAQRLHDDHGQKTAEDLDKEAPQADVAGRIVAMRSFGKAAFIKLRDRSGEIQVHVKKDALGDLYEVFKQCDLGDFVAAQGTVFKSKTGELSIAAAKFIPLTKSLRPMPEKWHGLTDVEIRYRQRYLDLVSNPDVKQVFLKRSKLVSFIRNFLDGRDFVEVETPMMHPLVSGAAARPFVTHHNTYDVDLFMRIAPELYLKRLVVGGMERVYEINRNFRNEGVSTRHNPEFTMLEFYQAYATYEDLMNLTEEMLSEASRHVTGDSKVKYGEHTIDFGKGWKRIPMPEAIREAVPGLSDKDMVDVDRLRHELLKTVHSEVERRAVDAMNQGELVGALFEAHVEHTLIHPTFITQYPTAVSPLARRNDQNPEITDRFELFVAGREIANAFSELNDPLDQKGRFQAQLDAKQRGQQETMDYDEDYIRALEHGMPPTAGEGIGIDRVAMLFTDAASIRDVILFPLLKPLAK, encoded by the coding sequence ATGGCCGACACCGAGAACAAGACCCCCCCAGGTGAGAAGAGCGGCGAAGCGGCGGACTCCAGCTCCAAGGAGCAGGAGATCTACCAGCAGCGGTTGGACAAGGCCGCCAAGTGGCGCGAGGCCGGCTTCAACCCCTATGGCAACGGCTACGCGCCCAAGGACGTGGCGCAGCGGCTCCACGACGACCACGGCCAGAAGACCGCCGAGGACCTGGACAAGGAAGCTCCCCAGGCGGACGTCGCCGGCCGCATCGTGGCCATGCGCTCGTTCGGCAAGGCCGCGTTCATCAAGCTTCGCGACCGCTCCGGCGAAATCCAGGTGCACGTGAAGAAGGACGCGCTGGGGGACCTCTATGAGGTCTTCAAGCAGTGCGACCTGGGTGACTTCGTCGCGGCGCAGGGCACCGTCTTCAAGAGCAAGACGGGCGAGTTGTCCATCGCGGCCGCGAAGTTCATCCCGCTCACCAAGTCCCTGCGCCCCATGCCGGAGAAGTGGCACGGCCTCACGGACGTGGAGATCCGCTACCGCCAGCGTTACCTGGACCTCGTCTCCAACCCGGACGTGAAGCAGGTCTTCCTGAAGCGCAGCAAGCTGGTGAGCTTCATCCGGAACTTCCTCGACGGGCGGGACTTCGTCGAGGTCGAGACCCCGATGATGCACCCGCTGGTGTCGGGCGCGGCGGCGCGGCCGTTCGTCACGCACCACAACACCTACGACGTCGACCTCTTCATGCGCATCGCGCCCGAGCTCTATCTGAAGCGGCTCGTGGTGGGCGGCATGGAGCGCGTCTACGAAATCAACCGCAACTTCCGCAACGAGGGCGTGAGCACCCGGCACAATCCGGAGTTCACGATGCTGGAGTTCTATCAGGCGTACGCCACGTACGAGGACCTGATGAACCTCACGGAGGAGATGCTCTCGGAGGCCTCCCGCCACGTCACCGGCGACTCCAAGGTGAAGTACGGCGAGCACACCATCGACTTCGGCAAGGGCTGGAAGCGCATCCCCATGCCGGAGGCCATCCGGGAAGCCGTCCCCGGCCTGTCCGACAAGGACATGGTGGACGTGGACCGCCTGCGTCACGAACTGCTCAAGACGGTGCATTCAGAGGTGGAGCGCCGCGCCGTGGACGCCATGAACCAGGGTGAGCTGGTGGGCGCCCTCTTCGAGGCCCACGTCGAGCACACGCTCATCCATCCCACCTTCATCACCCAGTATCCTACCGCCGTCTCCCCGCTCGCCCGCCGCAACGACCAGAACCCGGAAATCACGGACCGGTTCGAGCTCTTCGTCGCGGGCCGGGAAATCGCCAACGCCTTCTCCGAGCTGAACGACCCCCTGGACCAGAAGGGCCGCTTCCAGGCCCAGCTGGACGCGAAGCAGCGGGGCCAGCAGGAGACCATGGACTACGACGAGGACTACATCCGCGCCCTCGAACACGGCATGCCGCCCACGGCCGGTGAAGGCATCGGGATTGATCGCGTCGCTATGTTGTTCACGGACGCCGCCAGCATTCGTGACGTGATTCTCTTCCCCCTCCTCAAGCCGCTGGCGAAGTAG
- a CDS encoding anti-sigma factor family protein, giving the protein MSGGGWRSTDVEPRLDHREAKALFLALADEQLPAPQEQAVRSHLDGCEECRQGWDRYARTVERVRTVEREKAPPALASLVAARVRRQRRFGLKGLHLAHAQHRFPVEILIPLLLAAAVGAFLLMSS; this is encoded by the coding sequence ATGAGCGGCGGCGGGTGGAGGTCAACGGACGTGGAACCTCGATTGGATCACCGGGAGGCGAAGGCGCTGTTCCTGGCGCTCGCCGACGAACAGCTGCCTGCCCCCCAGGAGCAGGCGGTGCGCAGCCACCTGGACGGCTGTGAGGAGTGCCGCCAGGGGTGGGACCGGTACGCCCGCACGGTGGAGCGGGTGCGCACGGTGGAGCGGGAAAAGGCCCCGCCCGCGCTCGCGTCGCTCGTGGCCGCCCGCGTGCGCCGCCAGCGCCGCTTCGGCCTGAAAGGCCTGCACCTGGCGCATGCCCAGCACCGCTTCCCGGTGGAAATCCTCATCCCGCTGCTGTTGGCCGCGGCGGTGGGCGCATTTCTCTTGATGTCTTCCTGA
- a CDS encoding RNA polymerase sigma factor, with the protein MSPGGVLDVGQQALAPEAQADPRREEQALLVRLRRGDPEAFELLVHQHQDRLYDFCFRMVGDREEAHDLVQEIFVSVHQNVRRFREDARLSTWLFRISKNHCLNRLKYLQRRGRGRSEVFDEMSAAAIAEGGGAPPQPDAALDAARERARVQRAISQLDPDARMLVALRDIEGLSYDEIVDITELPEGTVKSRLHRAREKLADLLGRFEP; encoded by the coding sequence GTGTCACCGGGCGGAGTGCTCGACGTCGGACAGCAGGCCCTGGCCCCCGAGGCCCAGGCCGACCCGCGCCGCGAGGAACAGGCGCTGCTCGTCCGGCTGCGGCGCGGCGACCCGGAGGCTTTCGAGTTGCTGGTGCACCAGCACCAGGACCGCCTCTACGACTTCTGCTTCCGCATGGTGGGCGACCGCGAGGAGGCCCACGACCTGGTGCAGGAGATTTTCGTCAGCGTGCACCAGAACGTCCGGCGCTTCCGCGAGGACGCGCGCCTGTCCACGTGGCTGTTCCGCATCTCCAAGAACCACTGCCTCAACCGGCTGAAGTACCTCCAGCGCCGGGGGCGGGGCCGCTCGGAGGTCTTCGACGAGATGAGCGCCGCCGCCATCGCGGAGGGCGGGGGCGCCCCGCCGCAGCCGGACGCCGCCCTGGACGCGGCGCGTGAGCGGGCCCGGGTGCAGCGGGCCATTTCCCAACTGGACCCCGATGCGCGCATGCTGGTGGCGCTGCGAGACATCGAGGGCCTGAGCTACGACGAGATTGTCGACATCACCGAGCTGCCCGAGGGGACCGTGAAGAGCCGGCTCCACCGGGCACGCGAGAAGCTGGCGGACCTGCTGGGGCGCTTCGAACCATGA
- the prfB gene encoding peptide chain release factor 2 (programmed frameshift): protein MANDSMETIHALKERLNALRGHLDLDRKRSRIALIERDSTQPDFWNDNTRAQGLLKEKSTLEASVGAFDKTMRGLDDAQTLLELAAEMNDEASAQEAEGTLASLEGEVAKLELARMLSGPQDRSNCFMDINPGAGGTDSMDWAAMLLRMYTRYGETKGWKVEISDALPGEEAGFKNVSLRIEGENAYGYLKAEVGVHRLVRISPFDANARRQTAFASVDVYPEVDDSIQIDLPEKDYELKFIRGSGAGGQKVNKTSSTAQLRHLPTGIMITCQTERSQSANKDMAFQILRGRLYELEMKKRDAERDAAEAAKKDISFGSQIRSYVLAPYRMVKDLRTGVETGNVDKVLDGDLEEFVTAQLLGVKNPNRNASAD, encoded by the exons ATGGCGAACGATTCGATGGAGACGATCCACGCCCTGAAGGAGCGCCTCAACGCGCTCCGGGGGCATCTT GACCTCGACCGCAAGCGGTCCCGCATTGCGCTGATCGAGCGTGACTCCACGCAGCCCGACTTCTGGAACGACAACACCAGGGCGCAGGGCCTGCTGAAGGAGAAGTCCACGCTGGAGGCCAGCGTGGGCGCCTTCGACAAGACGATGCGAGGGCTGGACGACGCGCAGACGCTGCTGGAGCTGGCGGCGGAGATGAACGACGAGGCGAGCGCGCAGGAGGCGGAAGGCACGCTCGCGTCGCTGGAGGGCGAGGTCGCGAAGCTGGAGCTGGCGCGGATGCTCTCCGGGCCGCAGGACCGCAGCAACTGCTTCATGGACATCAACCCGGGCGCGGGCGGCACGGACTCCATGGACTGGGCCGCCATGCTCCTGCGCATGTACACGCGCTACGGCGAGACGAAGGGCTGGAAGGTCGAGATCAGCGACGCGTTGCCGGGCGAAGAGGCGGGCTTCAAGAACGTCTCCCTGCGCATCGAGGGCGAGAACGCCTACGGCTACCTCAAGGCGGAGGTGGGCGTGCACCGGCTGGTGCGCATCAGCCCCTTCGACGCCAACGCGCGACGGCAGACGGCCTTCGCGTCCGTGGACGTGTACCCGGAGGTTGACGACAGCATCCAGATTGACCTGCCGGAGAAGGACTACGAGTTGAAGTTCATCCGCGGCAGTGGCGCGGGTGGCCAGAAGGTCAACAAGACGTCGTCCACTGCGCAGCTGCGGCACCTGCCCACGGGCATCATGATCACCTGCCAGACGGAGCGCTCGCAGTCGGCCAACAAGGACATGGCCTTCCAGATTCTGCGCGGCCGCCTGTACGAGCTGGAGATGAAGAAGCGCGACGCCGAGCGCGACGCGGCCGAGGCGGCCAAGAAGGACATCTCCTTCGGCTCGCAGATCCGCAGCTACGTGCTGGCGCCGTACCGGATGGTGAAGGACCTGCGCACCGGCGTGGAGACGGGCAACGTGGACAAGGTGCTGGACGGTGACCTGGAGGAGTTCGTCACCGCGCAGCTCCTGGGCGTGAAGAACCCCAACCGCAACGCCTCCGCGGACTAA
- a CDS encoding Lnb N-terminal periplasmic domain-containing protein, whose protein sequence is MPRLSSLIVASLLGLLLSASPARAASVPPWGTGESRGEDLSIWLVTFSPGDDVFSWWGHGSLVVEDRARHMQRLYNYGMYSFDDQTVVHFAKGRLEFWVGESSVNGTFRFYKSLGRDVRVQELNLTPEQRVTVAKKLADNVLPENRDYLYEHYSDNCVTRLRDMIDVAVGGRLSEAEKAPARMTLREHTRRYTSVSPPVSFLLDFMMNDSIDKPITRREEAFLPDELEQQVAELKVPGPDGQPVSLVEKQWDFYASPTRPRPPAQPPAFGPYILALGVLLGGAALGLAAWEKKGSRAARILLGLENVVVGLVLGIPGLALVIMWVGTNHVVTHHNENLFLANPLTLLAVPYGLRLTWNSAKARARLKWVWGLLVATGALGLVLKVLPWSDQDNWRAIALILPISLGMAGAFWLDRLRALVPGTARTPPRQDAQASSLKAS, encoded by the coding sequence ATGCCCCGCCTGTCGTCTCTCATCGTCGCAAGCCTGTTGGGTCTCCTGCTGTCCGCGTCCCCCGCGCGCGCCGCGTCGGTGCCGCCGTGGGGCACGGGCGAGAGCCGGGGCGAGGACCTGTCCATCTGGCTGGTGACCTTCAGCCCAGGCGACGACGTCTTCTCGTGGTGGGGCCACGGCTCGCTGGTGGTGGAGGACCGCGCCCGCCACATGCAGCGGCTCTACAACTACGGGATGTACTCGTTCGACGACCAGACGGTGGTGCACTTCGCCAAGGGCCGCCTGGAGTTCTGGGTCGGCGAGTCGAGCGTCAACGGCACCTTCCGCTTCTACAAGTCGCTGGGGCGCGACGTGCGCGTGCAGGAGCTCAACCTCACGCCGGAGCAGCGCGTGACGGTGGCGAAGAAGCTGGCGGACAACGTGCTGCCGGAGAACCGCGACTACCTCTACGAGCACTACAGCGACAACTGCGTGACGCGGCTGCGCGACATGATCGACGTGGCCGTGGGCGGCCGGCTGTCAGAAGCGGAGAAGGCTCCGGCCCGCATGACGCTGCGCGAGCACACGCGGCGATACACGTCGGTGAGCCCGCCCGTGAGCTTCCTGCTCGACTTCATGATGAATGACTCCATCGACAAGCCCATCACCCGCCGCGAGGAGGCCTTCCTCCCGGACGAGCTGGAGCAGCAGGTGGCGGAGCTGAAGGTGCCGGGCCCGGACGGGCAGCCGGTGTCGCTGGTGGAGAAGCAGTGGGACTTCTACGCGTCGCCCACGCGCCCCCGGCCCCCCGCGCAGCCTCCCGCGTTCGGCCCGTACATCCTCGCCCTGGGCGTGCTCCTGGGCGGCGCCGCGCTGGGCCTGGCCGCGTGGGAGAAGAAGGGCAGCCGCGCGGCGCGCATCCTCCTGGGCCTGGAGAACGTGGTGGTGGGCCTGGTGCTGGGCATCCCCGGGCTGGCGCTCGTCATCATGTGGGTGGGCACGAACCACGTCGTCACGCACCACAACGAGAACCTCTTCCTCGCGAACCCGCTGACGCTCCTGGCCGTGCCGTACGGCCTTCGCCTCACCTGGAACAGCGCGAAGGCGCGGGCGCGGCTCAAGTGGGTGTGGGGCCTGCTCGTGGCCACGGGCGCGCTGGGACTGGTGCTCAAGGTGCTGCCCTGGTCCGACCAGGACAACTGGCGCGCCATCGCGCTCATCCTGCCCATCTCCCTGGGCATGGCCGGCGCGTTCTGGCTGGACCGGCTCCGGGCGCTCGTGCCAGGAACGGCGCGCACGCCGCCCCGTCAGGATGCGCAGGCCTCCTCGCTCAAGGCCTCCTGA